From a single Prochlorococcus sp. MIT 0603 genomic region:
- a CDS encoding photosystem II protein Y: MLLNILVITLPILAAIGWVTFNIQKPAREQWNRQFGDNNPF; encoded by the coding sequence ATGCTCCTCAACATTTTAGTTATAACTCTGCCTATCCTTGCTGCGATTGGATGGGTAACTTTTAACATACAAAAACCTGCTAGAGAGCAATGGAATCGTCAATTTGGCGATAATAACCCTTTCTGA
- a CDS encoding DUF3303 domain-containing protein, translating to MQLYVVTWKFQSSEYQTFAADALIKYVDSGDSENQVEGYERIAWVHTPQDGTGTIICKAESAAVLYRVFGAWREKFGMSWDYKPGLSTEELITLLKKES from the coding sequence ATGCAACTTTATGTAGTTACCTGGAAGTTTCAATCTTCTGAATATCAAACCTTTGCAGCAGATGCTTTGATTAAATATGTGGACAGCGGTGATTCAGAAAATCAAGTAGAAGGTTATGAAAGAATTGCTTGGGTACATACTCCCCAAGATGGAACTGGAACTATAATTTGCAAGGCTGAGAGTGCAGCTGTTTTATACAGAGTTTTTGGAGCATGGAGGGAGAAATTCGGAATGTCATGGGACTATAAACCAGGCCTTTCTACAGAGGAACTTATAACTTTACTTAAGAAGGAAAGTTGA
- the rpsU gene encoding 30S ribosomal protein S21 codes for MTQVIVGENEGVESALRRFKREVSKAGIFNELKRIRHHETPVEKYKRKQRLKNRQKRRR; via the coding sequence TTGACTCAAGTAATAGTTGGAGAAAACGAAGGCGTCGAATCTGCTTTACGTAGATTCAAAAGAGAGGTATCAAAAGCAGGGATATTTAATGAGTTAAAGCGTATACGCCATCACGAAACTCCTGTTGAAAAATACAAAAGGAAGCAGCGTCTAAAGAACAGACAAAAGCGTCGTCGATAA
- a CDS encoding ApaLI family restriction endonuclease, translating into MLFVLGRSSLNTSRRDLKNQDMLKTLYEGVNGKYYAREDAWSYIKNEIKIDLKKIIKNIASEN; encoded by the coding sequence CTGTTATTCGTTCTTGGCAGAAGTTCTTTAAACACCTCAAGGCGAGATTTAAAAAATCAAGATATGCTTAAAACATTATATGAGGGAGTAAATGGGAAATATTATGCAAGGGAGGATGCATGGAGTTATATAAAAAATGAGATAAAAATAGATTTAAAAAAAATTATAAAAAATATTGCCTCAGAAAATTAA
- a CDS encoding DNA methyltransferase encodes MKNQYQDKIIHGDCLEKCKTIPSETYDLIYLDPPFYSQKEQKLNSRDGKENYAFEDRWATIDDYRESLLERIKILYFVLKKGGSIVVHCDSSANYIIRKILDDVFGYSNFRSEIIWHYKRWTNSQKCPIPNHQTIFVYSKNKDYKYNQILEDYAPTTNIDQILQARKKDHRGKSVYARDEYGNIKGSGSKRGVPISDVWTIPFLNPKAKERVGYPTQKPLELLERIIKLYSDENDLVLDPYCGSGTTLVAAKILNRKFTGIDISKDAILLAKERLEKPVISKSNLIKKGFNSYINAQKEYLNILTGIDLVPVQRNKGIDAIVNIKDKDPALLRIQRFNECIQDTINSLNKASINKKFSYLIVIQTTISLIEVENIQNNLYIINSAAFSLKELIKNLK; translated from the coding sequence TTGAAAAATCAATACCAAGACAAAATAATTCATGGGGATTGCTTAGAAAAATGCAAAACCATTCCTTCTGAAACTTATGATTTAATTTATTTAGATCCACCTTTTTACAGTCAAAAGGAGCAAAAACTTAATTCAAGAGATGGAAAGGAAAATTATGCCTTTGAAGATAGATGGGCGACCATAGATGACTATAGAGAGTCATTATTAGAAAGGATCAAGATTTTGTATTTTGTTTTAAAAAAAGGAGGTTCTATAGTTGTTCATTGTGATTCTTCTGCAAATTACATAATAAGAAAAATACTAGATGATGTTTTTGGATATTCTAATTTTCGTTCAGAAATAATTTGGCATTACAAGAGATGGACCAATTCCCAAAAATGTCCAATTCCAAATCATCAGACAATATTTGTTTACTCAAAAAATAAAGATTATAAATATAATCAAATTCTTGAAGATTATGCTCCAACCACGAATATTGATCAAATACTTCAGGCTCGTAAAAAGGATCATAGAGGCAAATCCGTTTATGCTAGAGATGAATATGGAAATATTAAAGGTTCAGGTTCAAAACGTGGGGTTCCAATTTCGGATGTATGGACGATACCTTTTTTAAACCCCAAGGCAAAAGAGAGAGTGGGGTACCCTACTCAAAAACCTTTAGAGCTTCTTGAAAGAATAATAAAACTTTATTCAGATGAAAATGATTTGGTTCTTGATCCATATTGTGGTAGTGGTACAACCCTTGTTGCTGCAAAAATATTAAATAGAAAATTTACTGGAATTGATATCTCAAAAGATGCAATATTACTTGCTAAAGAAAGACTAGAGAAACCAGTAATTTCTAAGTCAAATTTAATTAAAAAAGGATTTAATTCTTATATTAATGCTCAAAAAGAATACCTGAATATATTAACTGGAATTGATTTAGTTCCTGTTCAAAGGAATAAAGGTATAGATGCTATCGTAAACATAAAGGATAAAGATCCCGCTCTATTAAGGATTCAGCGTTTTAATGAATGCATTCAAGATACGATTAACTCTTTAAATAAAGCATCAATAAACAAAAAATTTTCTTATTTAATAGTGATACAAACAACAATATCTTTAATTGAAGTTGAGAATATTCAAAACAATTTGTATATTATTAATTCTGCGGCATTTTCTCTAAAAGAATTAATTAAAAATCTAAAATAA
- a CDS encoding trypsin-like peptidase domain-containing protein codes for MKRILIPLIVSLSFSVPFFNAAWWSFSPDCSKKEYSTKVLTARSKPGIVMIFTDKTSGSGFVVRHIKNKTLILTNSHVIKAAKTITVEWADGNQDKAQIVLDGGAKTTLTDLALLEVSGLEGRVLPLKKEQAEVGREVIAIGAPRGLGFSLTKGIISSLRNAGTIVQTDTAINPGSSGGPLINTSGCVVGINTLGITKDVGLNFAISSQTAKRFVDKYESKSNQNNYQSNEAIDNRKSKSESESNDNNEKAHKKSKDHINRIKEIARIPGKNREVINLANIALALKESALGYSYRGYAKAGLEDYQGAINDFTKAVELWPVDFKSKSKTKLYRRTLARIHTSRGRAKIFLEDFEGAINDFTKVIKLKSTEEMVKSKAYNLRGIAKAELEDYEGAINDFTKAIGIKPADNKSITGSYLNRAIAKMKSGDYEGTISDFTKAIKLDPYNKDNYVRRGLAKEEMKDYAGAISDYTKAIKLDPNNIRTYVNRAMAKELIKDESGACSDFRNAYRLGFSQAKNLMRRSCK; via the coding sequence ATGAAACGTATACTAATCCCCCTAATAGTTTCACTTAGTTTTTCTGTTCCTTTTTTTAATGCTGCATGGTGGAGCTTCTCACCTGATTGCAGCAAAAAAGAATATTCAACAAAGGTATTAACGGCAAGATCTAAACCTGGCATAGTGATGATATTTACTGATAAAACATCTGGTAGCGGTTTTGTCGTGCGTCATATAAAAAACAAAACGCTCATCCTTACTAATAGCCATGTAATCAAAGCAGCCAAAACAATTACAGTTGAATGGGCTGATGGTAATCAGGATAAAGCACAAATTGTTCTGGATGGTGGTGCTAAGACAACTTTGACTGATTTAGCTTTGTTAGAAGTTTCAGGGCTAGAAGGACGAGTACTTCCATTGAAGAAAGAGCAAGCAGAGGTAGGAAGAGAAGTTATAGCGATAGGTGCACCTCGAGGCTTAGGATTCTCTTTGACTAAAGGGATTATTAGTAGTCTTAGAAATGCAGGGACAATTGTTCAAACTGATACTGCTATTAATCCAGGGAGTTCAGGTGGGCCATTAATAAATACATCTGGCTGTGTAGTTGGAATTAATACTTTAGGAATTACAAAAGATGTCGGATTGAACTTTGCGATTTCAAGCCAAACCGCTAAACGTTTTGTTGATAAGTATGAGTCAAAAAGCAATCAAAACAACTATCAAAGCAATGAAGCTATTGATAATCGTAAAAGCAAAAGTGAAAGTGAAAGTAATGATAACAATGAAAAAGCTCACAAAAAATCTAAAGACCATATAAACAGAATTAAAGAGATTGCTAGAATTCCAGGTAAAAATAGAGAGGTTATTAACCTTGCAAATATCGCATTAGCTCTAAAAGAAAGTGCTTTAGGATATTCCTATCGAGGTTATGCAAAAGCAGGATTAGAAGACTATCAAGGAGCTATTAATGATTTCACAAAAGCAGTGGAATTATGGCCGGTTGACTTTAAATCCAAATCAAAAACTAAACTTTATAGAAGGACCCTAGCCAGAATTCATACGAGTCGAGGAAGAGCAAAAATATTTTTAGAAGATTTTGAAGGAGCTATTAATGATTTCACAAAAGTAATAAAGCTAAAGTCTACGGAAGAAATGGTCAAATCCAAGGCTTATAACCTTCGCGGCATAGCAAAAGCAGAATTGGAAGACTATGAAGGAGCTATTAATGATTTTACAAAAGCAATAGGAATAAAGCCTGCAGATAACAAAAGCATAACCGGCTCTTATCTCAATCGAGCTATTGCAAAAATGAAATCAGGAGACTATGAAGGAACTATTAGTGATTTCACAAAAGCAATAAAATTAGATCCATATAACAAAGACAATTATGTGAGACGAGGACTTGCAAAAGAGGAGATGAAAGACTATGCAGGAGCTATTAGTGATTACACAAAAGCAATAAAATTAGATCCAAATAACATAAGAACTTATGTCAATCGAGCCATGGCAAAAGAGTTGATTAAAGACGAGTCTGGTGCATGTTCTGATTTTCGCAATGCTTACCGATTAGGGTTCTCCCAAGCCAAGAACTTAATGAGAAGAAGTTGCAAATAA
- a CDS encoding tellurite resistance TerB family protein, producing MLIWGSRSHAHTTEGGRFYCPECGGYRQYELKHAKQYFTLYFIRTFPTEDLGEYVECSSCQTTYKKSILDHDPEKQEEEMRTLYLSATLDIIVNVAIANKNIEDLDIGGIVICFKRATNITIEKDMLMKTIQRVKHSNHSIQEVARSVAPYLSDDGKEAILRASIEMAKSYGSIDSVRLQILHELADDLLLPKAYSNGIFSEEDVAKRY from the coding sequence ATGCTTATTTGGGGCAGTAGAAGTCATGCACACACAACTGAAGGGGGTAGATTCTATTGCCCGGAATGTGGTGGCTATAGGCAATACGAACTTAAGCATGCAAAGCAGTATTTCACTCTTTACTTTATTAGGACTTTCCCAACAGAAGATTTAGGTGAATATGTTGAATGCTCTTCGTGTCAAACAACATATAAGAAATCGATTCTAGATCATGATCCAGAAAAACAGGAAGAAGAAATGAGGACATTATATTTATCGGCCACTTTGGACATAATTGTGAATGTAGCTATTGCTAATAAGAATATTGAAGATTTGGATATTGGTGGAATAGTTATCTGTTTTAAGCGAGCTACAAATATAACTATCGAAAAAGATATGCTCATGAAAACAATTCAACGGGTTAAACATAGCAATCACTCAATTCAAGAAGTAGCGAGATCAGTTGCGCCTTACCTAAGTGATGATGGTAAGGAAGCCATCCTTAGAGCTTCCATAGAAATGGCTAAGTCTTATGGCTCTATTGATAGTGTCAGACTACAAATTCTTCATGAATTGGCTGATGATTTACTTTTGCCCAAAGCCTATTCCAATGGCATTTTTTCAGAAGAGGATGTTGCCAAGAGATATTGA
- a CDS encoding CHAT domain-containing protein, whose translation MPVAIDGALLAEVVPEVLIAEETSNNEKNADFYYKRANIKKQLKDFKGAIADYTKVIQINPRHLEAFFERGFSKDELGDHSGAIEDYTKSIDIDPKNEDVYFNRGNSKSQIKDYQGAISDYTKAIKINSNSLDPYPYFYRGGAKNELGDHSGAISDYTKAIDIDPNIPYFYNRRGITKALSGDYAASSLDFSIAIKLDPHYTNAYYNRGLSKSLLGDYQAAIIDYSKAIELDPQNISYYQEIALDKISLGDYKGAINILKTTLGFTKPKKVLDSIEELIELYLITGDFQEIPGLITKAKNLIEKLEEEKTLEAARFFYWEAKLSSTLGDTKKAIELLEKGLSLLISINEKDNLIANNSREALIYAYINLKDFKKAKKLIKVRTADGQLALVWIAFLEGDIKKAEKMLKRLVNLEKKQLKNQKSNPYLIGQLGSAYWWQGENHKALPLLQESVNLYEDSYGKSNPILIQPLINLAMTYFNLQGFQKTDYYLRRSLKIQFKQIQEESIYLPISRREAFLKTFGITYAAIFSASNIHPKGKDLALFARLNRHGLLEEIEKKQSELASLPGPQLVIAENIKGITNQLASRKNIAKARVDNLIQKKERLETQLYNLLPEIKIGIVDVSKIANAMPMNSILIEYQKFRPYKFDKPIDALDVKNWREARYQVLILKPNGDIETVDLGLAEPIESKIKQALSHSEETLDDAQQLWDEISRLVITPLAQAIGDSKTLFISPDAELNRIPFAALRSPTSNKFLGEAIDLRLLTTGRELLELAERSTTSTKRSLVVANPNFGGKQFWARPKQSDLVASTQQRSGDLGSSQWKPLEGTKQEGKAISELTGAKLLMGKKATALAVQERESPKVLHIASHSFFLENQKKEPSKADPFSRNLVTSSPIPKAFREENPLLRSGIVLAGANEPEANPNDDGYLTALEITKLDWNGTELAVISGCESGKGDIQSGEGVYGLKRAIAVAGARSSLLSLWKVDDAATAAFMKKFYQKLKAGEGRADALAATQQEFRNHPNKDWQHPYVWAAFQLSGDWRPIKW comes from the coding sequence ATGCCTGTCGCAATTGATGGTGCATTGTTAGCAGAAGTTGTTCCTGAGGTTCTTATCGCAGAAGAAACTTCTAATAATGAAAAAAATGCTGACTTCTATTACAAAAGAGCGAACATAAAAAAACAATTAAAAGACTTTAAAGGGGCAATTGCTGATTACACAAAAGTTATTCAAATTAACCCAAGACATTTAGAAGCTTTTTTTGAACGTGGTTTTAGCAAAGATGAACTTGGTGATCATTCAGGTGCTATAGAAGATTACACAAAGTCAATTGATATTGACCCCAAAAATGAAGATGTCTACTTCAATCGTGGAAATAGCAAAAGTCAGATAAAGGACTATCAAGGAGCTATTTCTGATTACACAAAGGCAATTAAAATTAATTCAAATAGTTTGGATCCTTATCCTTATTTTTATCGTGGTGGCGCAAAAAATGAACTTGGTGATCATTCAGGTGCTATTTCTGATTACACAAAGGCAATTGATATTGATCCCAATATACCGTATTTCTACAACAGAAGAGGCATAACTAAAGCTCTATCAGGAGATTATGCGGCGTCAAGCCTTGACTTTTCCATAGCTATTAAATTAGATCCTCATTACACTAATGCCTATTATAATAGGGGCTTAAGCAAAAGTTTATTAGGAGATTATCAGGCAGCAATAATTGATTACTCTAAAGCAATCGAGTTAGACCCTCAAAATATTTCTTACTATCAAGAAATTGCATTAGATAAAATCTCGCTGGGGGATTATAAAGGCGCAATCAATATTCTTAAGACAACGCTTGGTTTTACAAAGCCCAAAAAGGTACTTGATTCTATTGAGGAATTAATTGAGTTATATCTAATTACTGGAGACTTCCAAGAGATACCTGGATTAATAACCAAGGCTAAAAACCTAATAGAAAAACTCGAAGAAGAAAAGACATTAGAAGCAGCAAGATTTTTTTATTGGGAAGCAAAACTGTCTAGCACACTTGGAGATACAAAAAAAGCTATTGAGTTATTAGAAAAAGGATTGAGTCTCTTGATTTCTATCAACGAGAAAGACAATCTAATAGCAAATAATTCCAGGGAAGCATTAATCTATGCATATATCAATTTGAAAGATTTTAAAAAAGCCAAGAAGCTAATTAAAGTTAGAACGGCTGATGGCCAGTTAGCATTAGTTTGGATAGCTTTCTTGGAAGGTGACATCAAAAAAGCAGAAAAGATGCTAAAAAGACTTGTCAATCTTGAAAAAAAACAATTAAAAAACCAGAAATCTAATCCATATCTAATTGGACAATTAGGCTCAGCTTATTGGTGGCAAGGTGAAAATCATAAAGCACTCCCCTTACTTCAAGAGTCAGTAAACCTCTATGAAGATTCTTATGGGAAATCTAATCCAATATTAATTCAACCATTGATTAATTTAGCAATGACCTATTTTAATCTTCAAGGCTTTCAAAAAACTGATTATTATCTACGCAGAAGTTTAAAGATTCAATTTAAGCAGATACAAGAAGAGTCTATATACCTACCAATTTCCAGAAGAGAAGCTTTCCTTAAAACCTTTGGAATAACTTATGCTGCAATATTTTCTGCTTCTAATATTCATCCAAAAGGAAAAGACCTCGCTCTTTTTGCTCGTTTAAATCGCCATGGGCTATTAGAAGAAATTGAAAAGAAACAAAGCGAATTAGCCTCTTTGCCTGGCCCTCAATTGGTTATTGCAGAGAATATCAAAGGAATAACAAATCAACTTGCCTCTAGAAAAAATATAGCAAAAGCAAGAGTTGATAACTTAATACAAAAGAAGGAACGTCTTGAAACACAGCTCTATAATTTATTGCCTGAAATAAAAATAGGAATAGTTGATGTTTCTAAAATAGCTAATGCAATGCCTATGAACTCTATTTTAATTGAATATCAAAAATTCAGGCCATACAAATTCGACAAACCTATTGATGCATTAGACGTAAAGAACTGGAGAGAAGCGCGTTATCAAGTATTAATCCTCAAGCCTAATGGAGATATCGAGACTGTTGATCTTGGGTTAGCAGAGCCCATTGAATCAAAAATCAAACAAGCACTAAGCCACTCAGAAGAAACACTAGATGATGCACAGCAACTTTGGGATGAGATCAGCCGACTTGTTATTACCCCATTAGCTCAAGCAATCGGTGATTCTAAAACACTATTTATTTCTCCCGATGCAGAACTCAATCGGATTCCTTTTGCAGCACTACGTTCTCCAACTAGCAACAAATTCTTAGGAGAAGCTATTGACTTACGTCTTTTAACAACTGGTCGTGAACTTTTAGAACTAGCCGAGAGATCAACAACGTCTACTAAACGATCACTCGTCGTAGCTAATCCAAACTTTGGTGGCAAACAATTCTGGGCTCGTCCAAAGCAATCTGATCTTGTTGCATCAACTCAACAACGCTCTGGTGATCTTGGTTCATCACAATGGAAGCCATTAGAAGGTACGAAACAAGAAGGTAAAGCTATCTCTGAACTCACTGGTGCAAAATTGTTAATGGGGAAAAAAGCAACAGCATTAGCTGTGCAAGAACGAGAGTCACCTAAGGTATTGCATATTGCTAGTCATTCTTTCTTTTTAGAAAATCAAAAGAAAGAACCATCTAAGGCTGATCCATTTTCAAGAAACTTAGTCACAAGCTCTCCTATACCAAAAGCATTCCGAGAAGAAAATCCACTTCTTAGAAGTGGGATTGTTTTAGCTGGTGCTAATGAACCAGAAGCCAACCCCAACGATGATGGTTATTTAACTGCTTTAGAAATCACCAAACTTGACTGGAACGGAACAGAATTAGCAGTGATCTCTGGTTGTGAATCAGGTAAAGGTGACATCCAATCTGGGGAAGGTGTTTATGGTCTTAAACGTGCCATTGCTGTTGCAGGTGCAAGATCAAGTTTGTTGTCCTTATGGAAAGTGGATGATGCAGCAACAGCAGCCTTTATGAAAAAGTTCTATCAAAAATTAAAAGCAGGAGAAGGTAGAGCTGATGCTTTAGCCGCAACCCAACAAGAATTTAGAAATCATCCCAACAAAGACTGGCAACATCCTTATGTTTGGGCAGCATTCCAGCTCAGTGGTGACTGGAGACCGATTAAGTGGTGA
- a CDS encoding tetratricopeptide repeat protein translates to MTGDRLSGDFGITLKQSEQGDGVRRKFSTTSKNMTTSNLKIHTADEYVDRGVAKMNDDVEGAMNDFNKAIEIDPNNALAYYFRGYAKYYELEVYSGAISDYSKAIEIDPSNSNFYTARGFSKQAIKDSIGATNDFFKALEINPRNADAYYGRGIAQQLYNKEGAIEDYSKAIEIDTNHADAYLMRGSAKEVLKKVEGAMEDYSKAIEINENNTRAFYARGALKSSLKDYSGAISDYTKAIEINPEFTKAYLNRGIAKEVLKNKEGSCEDWKKGAELGDQACAHNWKVFCNINKSDFPKIILAKEKLDVIHNLVCDLWELYDSTDRELPEMRYSYSEDGRVNFSYYAKGASEFYTVDSEGIVTTQGGIEIDDINHIPDLFALTKTIICDLTETKPIDFDQSKKLEEYRLLIKNRNNDGNIVEDSDETKKAFSNLVNKVKENFDIYERGKEKEGHGDLEGAIEDYEKALELNPESQFILNSLGVAKIQLGDANGAIECLTKALEIDPRDPLILINLARAKDFIEDYEGAILDIDKALEINENSEYAYWLRGNIKFKTIDFQGAIKDYTTAIDIKPEESRNYFGRGTSNFHLGNYENAISDYNKTIEINPKLCQAYVNRGRCKSFLEDQQGAFTDYQTSIEINPNHGHAYTLIGDYYANISLEGRDLHRAIKYWKKALELGYKDAVKWIVDRAIDKGESEDYEGSIKDLNLALEINPNYPDAYRNMGISKYRSGDVKGACEYWDKGSKLGDPTCIKFYLTALHNN, encoded by the coding sequence GTGACTGGAGACCGATTAAGTGGTGATTTTGGAATCACTCTAAAACAGTCAGAGCAAGGAGATGGTGTCAGGAGGAAATTCTCCACTACTTCTAAAAACATGACCACTTCTAATCTCAAAATTCACACTGCTGATGAGTATGTCGATAGAGGGGTTGCCAAGATGAATGATGACGTGGAAGGAGCGATGAATGATTTCAACAAAGCAATAGAAATTGATCCAAATAATGCACTTGCATATTACTTCCGTGGATATGCGAAATATTATGAATTAGAGGTTTACTCAGGAGCAATATCTGATTACAGCAAGGCAATAGAAATCGATCCCAGTAATTCTAATTTCTATACCGCTCGCGGATTTTCTAAGCAAGCAATTAAAGATTCAATTGGAGCAACAAATGATTTCTTCAAAGCACTGGAAATTAATCCAAGGAATGCAGATGCTTATTATGGGCGAGGTATTGCGCAACAACTTTATAACAAGGAAGGTGCTATTGAAGATTACAGCAAGGCAATAGAAATCGATACAAATCATGCAGATGCTTATTTGATGCGTGGAAGTGCAAAAGAAGTATTAAAAAAGGTTGAAGGTGCTATGGAGGATTACAGCAAGGCAATAGAAATCAATGAAAACAATACAAGAGCTTTTTACGCCAGAGGAGCTCTAAAGAGCAGCTTAAAGGATTATTCTGGTGCAATTTCTGACTACACAAAAGCAATTGAGATCAATCCAGAATTTACAAAAGCATATCTGAATCGTGGAATTGCAAAAGAAGTATTAAAGAATAAAGAAGGCTCTTGTGAAGACTGGAAGAAAGGAGCAGAATTAGGAGATCAAGCTTGTGCGCATAACTGGAAAGTATTTTGCAATATTAATAAGTCTGATTTTCCAAAGATCATTCTTGCTAAAGAAAAATTAGATGTTATCCACAATTTAGTTTGTGATTTATGGGAACTATATGATTCCACAGATAGAGAATTACCTGAGATGAGATATAGCTATTCAGAGGATGGTCGAGTTAATTTCTCTTATTATGCAAAAGGCGCATCAGAGTTTTATACAGTAGATAGCGAAGGTATCGTTACTACACAAGGTGGTATTGAAATAGATGACATAAATCATATCCCCGATCTTTTTGCACTTACTAAAACAATAATCTGCGATTTAACAGAAACAAAACCTATAGACTTTGACCAATCCAAGAAACTAGAAGAATATAGGCTGTTAATTAAGAATAGAAATAATGATGGAAATATAGTTGAAGACTCTGATGAAACTAAAAAGGCATTTTCCAATCTAGTCAATAAAGTTAAAGAAAATTTTGATATATATGAAAGAGGGAAGGAAAAAGAAGGACATGGCGATCTAGAAGGTGCAATAGAGGATTATGAAAAAGCATTAGAATTAAATCCAGAAAGTCAATTTATTTTAAATAGTCTTGGCGTTGCAAAAATTCAGCTAGGAGATGCTAATGGAGCAATTGAATGCTTGACCAAAGCATTAGAGATTGATCCTAGAGACCCCCTCATATTAATAAATCTTGCTCGAGCTAAAGACTTCATAGAAGATTATGAAGGAGCAATTCTTGATATTGATAAAGCATTAGAAATAAATGAAAACAGTGAATATGCGTATTGGTTACGAGGAAACATAAAGTTCAAGACTATAGATTTTCAAGGTGCAATTAAAGACTACACAACTGCAATAGATATTAAGCCTGAAGAGAGTAGAAATTATTTTGGTAGAGGCACTTCAAATTTTCATTTAGGCAACTATGAAAATGCAATATCTGACTACAACAAGACAATAGAAATCAACCCAAAATTATGTCAGGCGTATGTAAATAGGGGACGTTGTAAGTCCTTTCTAGAAGATCAGCAAGGAGCATTTACTGATTACCAAACTTCTATTGAGATCAACCCTAATCATGGTCATGCCTACACTCTTATAGGTGATTACTATGCAAATATTTCTTTAGAGGGGAGAGACCTTCATCGTGCTATTAAATATTGGAAAAAAGCTTTAGAATTAGGCTATAAGGATGCTGTGAAATGGATTGTAGACCGTGCTATAGACAAAGGTGAGTCAGAGGATTATGAGGGATCAATTAAGGATTTGAACCTTGCTCTAGAAATCAACCCAAATTATCCTGATGCTTATAGGAATATGGGTATTAGTAAATATCGTTCAGGTGATGTAAAAGGTGCTTGTGAATATTGGGATAAAGGATCGAAATTAGGCGATCCAACATGCATTAAGTTTTACCTAACAGCACTCCACAATAATTAG
- a CDS encoding tetratricopeptide repeat protein, which produces MTEPKIASEYLDRGCDKDDQKDSKGAIEDYNKAIELNPNYAEAYANRVCAKEELVQ; this is translated from the coding sequence ATGACTGAACCTAAAATTGCTTCTGAATATCTAGATCGTGGATGCGATAAAGACGATCAAAAGGACTCCAAAGGTGCAATAGAGGACTACAACAAAGCGATAGAACTTAATCCCAACTATGCAGAGGCATATGCGAATCGTGTATGTGCAAAGGAAGAATTGGTGCAATAG
- the dnaB gene encoding replicative DNA helicase, whose amino-acid sequence MNTLFSNIFPINQILSTTFEEIESRSLGTIVTGIPVNFYDFDAMTQGLQPGDLMILGGRPAMGKTSMGMNLAKNIAQVHDLPVCIFSLEMSKEQLIYRLLSMEVGIESGRLRTGRLRHDEWPLLGQGINTLGQMPIFIADDPKMTVENLHAKCELVKQQQGKELGLVLVDYLQLMDEPLYNSRDDELSRITRYLKAMAAELKVPVIVLSQLNRRLESRINKRPMLSDLRESSSIENNADLVVMMYRDEYYNPETPDRGITELIVCKHRNGPIGTVKLLFEPDFTRFRNLAS is encoded by the coding sequence ATGAACACTCTTTTTTCAAATATTTTCCCAATCAATCAAATCTTGTCAACAACCTTTGAGGAGATAGAAAGTCGTTCTTTAGGAACCATCGTGACGGGAATCCCAGTGAATTTTTATGACTTTGATGCCATGACTCAAGGTCTCCAACCTGGCGATTTAATGATTCTTGGTGGCAGGCCAGCAATGGGCAAAACATCGATGGGAATGAATCTTGCCAAGAATATTGCTCAAGTACATGATCTTCCTGTGTGCATCTTTAGTTTAGAAATGAGCAAAGAGCAGCTGATTTACAGGTTGCTGTCGATGGAAGTAGGGATTGAATCTGGACGGTTGCGAACTGGTCGATTGAGGCACGATGAATGGCCACTTCTTGGGCAAGGGATCAATACTCTTGGGCAGATGCCGATTTTTATTGCTGATGATCCGAAGATGACTGTTGAAAATTTGCACGCAAAATGCGAATTGGTAAAGCAGCAACAAGGGAAAGAACTGGGTCTTGTTCTTGTTGATTATCTCCAGTTAATGGATGAACCACTTTATAACTCTAGAGATGATGAGCTTTCAAGAATTACTAGATATTTGAAAGCAATGGCTGCTGAACTAAAGGTACCAGTTATTGTTCTTTCTCAATTAAATAGAAGGCTTGAGTCTCGTATTAATAAAAGACCAATGTTAAGCGATCTTCGAGAGTCTAGCTCCATAGAAAACAACGCAGATTTGGTTGTGATGATGTATCGCGATGAATATTACAACCCAGAAACTCCTGATCGTGGAATTACAGAACTGATAGTTTGCAAACACAGAAATGGCCCTATAGGAACTGTCAAATTGCTTTTTGAACCTGACTTCACCAGATTTAGAAACCTTGCCTCGTAG